The candidate division WOR-3 bacterium sequence CGCTGGATGCTAGAACACCCCACTGAGGCTAAAGAAATGGGACGCAATGCTCGTGCTTTTGCAGAGCAATTCTTTTCCACAGAAACATATATCCAGGGATATCAAAAGATTTTTGAGGCTGCACAAGAGTTGCTAAACCAATGAGGAATGAATCATGCGTCTTCTACTTTTTAATTTGGCCACTGATGCTGACGACCCTATCTTGGGTTTTACTACTCGTTGGATTTCGGCCTTGGCGGAACACATGGAATCTATTGATGTGATTACCATGCGATCGGGAAAAATTGAAGTTCCCAAAAATGTCCGGGTACACTCCGTTGGCAAAGAAAAGGGGTATAGCGAACCTCGAAGGGCGATTGAATTCTATCGCATTTTAGGGAGGTTACTAACAGAGCAGCATTATGATGTTTGCTTCGCTCACATGATGCCTTTATTTGCTTTGATGGCTGCTCCCTTGTTGCGGATACTCAAGATTCCGATTGTGTTGTGGTATGCTCACAAATCAGTCAATGCTCTGCTGCGTTTAGCTACTTTTTTGGTTGATGAGGTAGTGACTTCTACACAAGAAGGTTTTCGCATACCTAGCAGCAAGGTGCAGGTAATTGGTCAGGGAATTGATACAGGGAAATTTGCCCCGAAACAAGAGGGAACTTCGCCCAATCAAACTTTCACAATTCTCACAGTTGGTCGTCTTTCTCCTATCAAAAGGGTAGAGTTACTGATTGAGGCTGTGGCTTTGTGCAAAGAAAAACATCCAGAACTATCTGTTAGGGTTAAAATTGTCGGTGCAGCAGCTACAGATACAGACAAGTTCTATGAAGCTAAACTCTTCAGTTTGGTCAAGAAATATCATATGCAAACTATTGTGATTTTTACGGGCAGTAAATCCTATGAACAACTTGTCCATGTCTATCATCAAGCCGACTGCTTCGTTAATCTCTCGGAAACGGGTTCGATCGACAAGGCAGTTTTAGAAGCCATGAGTTGTGGGCTGCCAGTCATAACTAATCCTGCTTTTACTAATCTGTTAGGTACAGATTTATCTCATTGGGTAATAGATGGAAATCCTCTTAAATTGTGCGATCGCCTCCTCTTACTCGCGTCGATGTCAGAAATAGAACGCTGTAAACTTGGTCAGCAACTCCGGAATATTGTAGTGCAAGAACATAGTTTAACTGGACTTTGTACTAAACTTGTCCGTGAATTTAAATCTGTTAAGAAACTATACCAAAAAAAGTAATTTTTTAACGCTCGTATTTTCTTTTTACCTTGGATTCGTGAAGCCAAACTTATATGGTGAATTATTATCAAGTATCAGTGATAGGTGAAAATATGAACAATAGTCAAGTTATAGTTCAATTTGCGTCAGGAAATACTGTTTGGCGCTCGTTTATGAATGCAGAATTACAGTCAGAATTACAGTTGCGCTCGCCTGTTTTGGATCTTGGTTCTGGAGAAATTGGTTCTTCCAGCTATCACCACATCATCCCTGACTTTCACAAATACAAAGTTGATTCTGTAGATATCAGTGCTGAAAAGAAGCCAACCAAAGTTGCAGACATACAACAAGGTATCCCTTTTGAATCCGAACGATTTCACACCTGTCTAGCTTTTAACATTTTTGAACATCTATATGACTTTGAGAAGGTCTTACATGAAATTTTTCGAGTGCTAACTCCCCAGGGTAAACTATATATAGCTGTACCATTTTTGTTACGAGTCCATGCTGATCCAAGTGACTACTTTCGTTACACAAAGTTTGCTTTAGAGAATAAGTTGTCGAATGTAGGTTTCATTGAAATTAAAGCGAAACCCTGTGGAGGAGGCGCAGTGACAGCAGCTTTGGCTCAAATTGATTTTCTCATTCCCAC is a genomic window containing:
- a CDS encoding glycosyltransferase family 4 protein, with protein sequence MRLLLFNLATDADDPILGFTTRWISALAEHMESIDVITMRSGKIEVPKNVRVHSVGKEKGYSEPRRAIEFYRILGRLLTEQHYDVCFAHMMPLFALMAAPLLRILKIPIVLWYAHKSVNALLRLATFLVDEVVTSTQEGFRIPSSKVQVIGQGIDTGKFAPKQEGTSPNQTFTILTVGRLSPIKRVELLIEAVALCKEKHPELSVRVKIVGAAATDTDKFYEAKLFSLVKKYHMQTIVIFTGSKSYEQLVHVYHQADCFVNLSETGSIDKAVLEAMSCGLPVITNPAFTNLLGTDLSHWVIDGNPLKLCDRLLLLASMSEIERCKLGQQLRNIVVQEHSLTGLCTKLVREFKSVKKLYQKK
- a CDS encoding class I SAM-dependent methyltransferase, with translation MNNSQVIVQFASGNTVWRSFMNAELQSELQLRSPVLDLGSGEIGSSSYHHIIPDFHKYKVDSVDISAEKKPTKVADIQQGIPFESERFHTCLAFNIFEHLYDFEKVLHEIFRVLTPQGKLYIAVPFLLRVHADPSDYFRYTKFALENKLSNVGFIEIKAKPCGGGAVTAALAQIDFLIPTPFRGIALQIVLALDKQIAKRSGGVYRNANDYPLGYFVTAIKP